From a single Macrobrachium rosenbergii isolate ZJJX-2024 chromosome 9, ASM4041242v1, whole genome shotgun sequence genomic region:
- the LOC136842132 gene encoding uncharacterized protein, translating into MDVRPLLLTEEEEEEEGSTPPSGELKGASSHLYSRFAPEICIHFYSSLSHTSADMKILIVLLLAALVAAKTKREAEPSGVYSHGPGYSYGYGFDTGLGHGHGLGHGIGHGIGIGHDHGYGHGVIVGHAGGHAHGLGHGHGYGHGFGHGEVSAYHHSLGHGHGIGVGVGHGVGVGHGFGVGHGIGHGIGHGIGHGHGHGHVVEHVHVEHGHGHGLGHGHGIGHLGFGHGHGIGFGHGLGHGLGHGHGHHVVEHVHHSPVYGVNSYLPYRGGFGHSLHKRKADPEAKAEANPEPLPEARAEANPEPEANPQPEADPVAKADPEPAASPNALPKALAKAKAKATASAKSGVLGHGHGAVVGVSPVLGGLGIGHGGYGHGVAHDVVGHGVSHGVVGHGVSHGVVGHGVSHGVVGHGVSHGVVGHGVSHGVVGHGVSHGVVGHGVTHGVVGHGVSHGVVGHGVAHGVVGHGVSHGVVGHGVTHGVVGHGVSHGIGHAGHGVGYGDHGIGHGVGHAVGHTVAHGVDHGHGIGHAVSHGFSHIGHDVDITALSNDYAIASELFTTGTWVILITTGTGTADDAHTHSHGYHGHGHGHVTHHAVGHGVGHGHHEHGVVHAAGPVFGHGYGYAVGHGVGHGVGHGVGHGIGLGVGHAIGHGVAHGVSHVGVSHGVGHDIGHGVAHGHDIGHGLGHGVSIGHGSTYYNPYSYTPVYTSSHH; encoded by the exons ATGGATGTCCGTCCCCTTCtcctgacggaggaggaggaggaggaagaggggtcCACCCCCCCCTCAGGGGAGCTGAAGGGCGCTTCCTCTCACCTATATAGTCGGTTCGCACCTGAGATCTGCATCCACTTCTATTCGAGTCTCTCTCACACATCTGCTGACATGAAGATCCTG ATAGTGTTACTCTTAGCGGCATTAGTCGCGGCCAAAACGAAAAGAGAAGCCGAGCCCTCCGGAGTCTACAGCCACGGACCAGGCTACAGTTATGGCTACGGCTTTGATACTGGTCTAGGGCACGGTCACGGACTCGGCCATGGCATCGGACACGGAATTGGCATCGGGCACGATCACGGATACGGACATGGCGTCATCGTAGGCCATGCTGGTGGACACGCCCATGGGCTTGGCCATGGACATGGTTATGGACATGGTTTTGGCCATGGCGAAGTTTCAGCCTACCATCACAGCTTGGGACATGGCCATGGCATTGGAGTTGGAGTTGGACATGGAGTTGGAGTTGGACATGGATTTGGAGTTGGCCATGGTATTGGCCATGGTATTGGTCATGGTATTGGTCATGGTCATGGGCACGGGCACGTAGTGGAACACGTTCACGTAGAGCACGGTCACGGCCACGGACTTGGACATGGGCATGGTATTGGACACCTTGGATTTGGACATGGCCATGGAATTGGCTTTGGACATGGTCTTGGGCATGGTCTTGGACATGGACACGGGCATCATGTTGTTGAGCACGTCCACCACAGTCCAGTGTATGGAGTCAATTCATACCTTCCCTACAGAGGAGGTTTTGGCCACTCCCTCCACAAGAGGAAAGCAGACCCTGAAGCCAAGGCAGAGGCTAACCCCGAACCCCTTCCTGAAGCCAGGGCAGAGGCAAACCCTGAACCAGAAGCAAATCCCCAACCTGAAGCTGACCCTGTAGCCAAGGCAGACCCTGAACCTGCAGCTAGCCCAAACGCACTTCCTAAAGCACTAGCAAAGGCAAAGGCCAAGGCCACAGCATCAGCAAAGTCAGGAGTCTTAGGACACGGTCATGGCGCAGTCGTTGGAGTTAGTCCTGTTCTTGGTGGACTTGGTATTGGTCATGGAGGATATGGTCATGGTGTTGCCCATGATGTTGTAGGACATGGTGTTTCTCATGGTGTTGTAGGACACGGTGTTTCACATGGTGTAGTAGGACATGGTGTTTCACATGGTGTTGTAGGACATGGTGTTTCACATGGTGTTGTAGGTCATGGTGTCTCTCATGGTGTAGTAGGACATGGAGTATCCCACGGAGTTGTAGGTCATGGAGTTACTCATGGCGTTGTAGGTCATGGTGTTTCCCATGGAGTCGTAGGTCATGGAGTTGCCCATGGTGTTGTAGGTCACGGTGTCTCACATGGCGTCGTTGGTCACGGAGTTACTCATGGTGTTGTAGGTCACGGTGTTTCCCATGGTATAGGACATGCTGGACATGGTGTTGGATACGGTGACCATGGTATTGGACACGGAGTTGGCCACGCTGTTGGACATACAGTAGCCCACGGTGTTGACCATGGACATGGCATTGGACACGCCGTAAGCCACGGATTTTCACACATCGGTCATGACGTTGACATCACGGCGCTGTCTAACGATTACGCCATAGCG TCGGAGTTATTCACGACGGGCACTTGGGTCATCTTGATCACCACGGGCACGGGCACGG CTGACGATGCCCACACACACAGCCATGGCTACCACGGCCACGGGCACGGCCACGTCACCCATCACGCAGTAGGCCACGGAGTTGGCCATGGGCATCATGAACACGGCGTTGTTCACGCAGCAGGGCCTGTGTTTGGTCATGGTTATGGCTACGCTGTAGGCCATGGAGTTGGTCACGGAGTAGGCCATGGAGTAGGCCATGGTATTGGCCTCGGAGTAGGCCATGCTATTGGTCATGGTGTAGCTCATGGTGTAAGCCATGTCGGCGTAAGTCACGGAGTGGGCCACGATATCGGCCACGGAGTAGCTCACGGCCATGATATTGGCCACGGGCTCGGCCACGGAGTAAGTATAGGACACGGTTCCACCTATTACAACCCTTACTCCTACACACCAGTTTACACTTCATCTCACCACTAA